One window of the Pseudomonas sihuiensis genome contains the following:
- a CDS encoding alpha/beta fold hydrolase family protein, protein MPSLARLAALLGGLVFCASAMAADVDAESYGYPLANPFEATIATTPPELRPTLPADGDIRQRDYSVRLRPDREFELLDNFWPVTKLRYRLAQQNGRAPLIFIISGTGAHYASGTTEYLKKLFYGAGFHVVQLSSPTSYDFMAAASRSATPGYSPDDADDLYRAMQAVRAQHPKLEVSEFLLTGYSLGALHAAFVSQLDETRRAFDFKRVLLLNPPVNLYTSVSNLDKLVQTKVQGIDNSTNFYDLVLGKLTRYFNDKGYLDINEAMLYDFQQSKEKLSDEQMAMLIGTSFRFSSADIVFTSDLLNRRGLITPRDYRITESTSLTPFFQMALRCDFDCYIAEQLMPMWRARYDGGSLNQLIDKSSLYALEDYLKGSDKVSVMHNADDLILGPGDIGFLRRTFGDRLTLYPRGGHCGNLNYRVNSDAMLEFFRG, encoded by the coding sequence ATGCCCAGCCTTGCCCGACTCGCCGCCTTGCTCGGCGGCCTGGTCTTCTGTGCCTCCGCGATGGCCGCCGACGTGGATGCCGAAAGCTACGGCTACCCACTGGCCAACCCTTTCGAGGCGACCATCGCCACCACGCCGCCGGAGCTGCGCCCGACGCTGCCGGCCGATGGCGACATCCGGCAACGCGACTACTCGGTACGCCTGCGCCCGGATCGTGAGTTTGAATTGCTGGACAACTTCTGGCCGGTGACCAAGCTGCGTTACCGCCTGGCCCAGCAGAACGGTCGTGCGCCGCTGATTTTCATCATCTCCGGCACCGGCGCGCACTATGCCAGCGGCACCACCGAATACCTGAAGAAGCTGTTCTACGGCGCTGGCTTCCATGTCGTACAGCTGTCGTCACCGACCAGCTACGACTTCATGGCCGCTGCCTCGCGCTCGGCCACGCCAGGCTACAGCCCGGATGATGCCGACGATCTGTACCGCGCCATGCAGGCCGTGCGTGCCCAGCATCCAAAGCTGGAGGTCAGCGAGTTCCTGCTGACCGGCTACAGCCTGGGGGCGCTGCATGCCGCCTTCGTCAGCCAGTTGGACGAAACCCGGCGTGCCTTCGATTTCAAACGCGTGCTGCTGCTCAACCCGCCGGTCAACCTCTACACCTCTGTCAGCAACCTGGACAAGCTGGTGCAGACCAAGGTGCAAGGCATCGACAACAGCACCAATTTCTATGATTTGGTGCTGGGCAAGCTGACTCGCTACTTCAACGACAAGGGCTACCTCGATATCAACGAGGCCATGCTCTACGACTTCCAGCAATCCAAGGAAAAACTCTCCGACGAGCAGATGGCAATGCTGATCGGCACCTCGTTCCGCTTCTCGTCTGCCGATATCGTCTTCACTTCGGACCTGCTCAACCGCCGCGGCCTGATCACTCCGCGCGACTACCGCATCACCGAGAGCACCAGCCTCACGCCATTCTTCCAGATGGCCCTGCGCTGCGACTTCGACTGCTACATCGCCGAACAGTTGATGCCCATGTGGCGTGCGCGTTATGACGGCGGCAGCCTCAACCAGTTGATCGACAAGAGCAGCCTCTACGCCCTGGAGGACTACCTCAAAGGCAGCGACAAGGTCTCGGTGATGCACAATGCCGACGACCTGATCCTCGGCCCGGGCGACATCGGCTTCCTGCGCCGCACTTTCGGCGACCGCCTGACCCTTTACCCGCGTGGCGGGCACTGCGGCAACCTCAACTATCGCGTCAACAGTGACGCCATGCTGGAGTTCTTCCGTGGTTAA
- a CDS encoding DUF2061 domain-containing protein, with the protein MLKTLTFTIMHFCIAFGVTYALTGSVAASGMVAAIEPLCNSVGFYFHEKVWQRFERRRQPAAERPKHAWLHHHA; encoded by the coding sequence ATGCTCAAGACCCTGACCTTCACCATCATGCACTTCTGCATCGCCTTCGGCGTCACCTACGCCCTGACTGGCAGTGTCGCAGCCAGCGGCATGGTGGCGGCCATCGAGCCCCTGTGCAACTCGGTGGGCTTCTACTTTCACGAGAAGGTCTGGCAGCGTTTCGAACGCCGTCGTCAGCCTGCGGCAGAGCGCCCAAAGCATGCCTGGCTGCACCACCACGCCTGA
- a CDS encoding DHCW motif cupin fold protein has translation MQISDIPFGVTDWAAIPATEHPGERGVARWRTCQFGALRVRMVEYSPGYLADHWCRKGHVLLCLEGELTTELEDGRVFVLKPGMSYQVADGAEAHRSSTMSGARLFVVD, from the coding sequence ATGCAGATTAGTGATATTCCCTTCGGCGTAACGGACTGGGCTGCTATACCAGCGACCGAGCATCCGGGTGAGCGAGGCGTGGCACGTTGGCGTACTTGCCAGTTCGGTGCGCTGCGTGTGCGCATGGTCGAGTATTCGCCGGGCTACCTGGCCGACCACTGGTGCCGAAAAGGGCATGTGCTGTTGTGTCTGGAGGGAGAGCTGACCACCGAGCTTGAGGATGGCCGGGTATTCGTGCTCAAGCCTGGTATGAGTTATCAGGTGGCGGATGGGGCCGAGGCTCATCGTTCATCGACGATGTCTGGCGCACGCCTGTTCGTGGTGGACTGA